A genomic stretch from Limanda limanda chromosome 11, fLimLim1.1, whole genome shotgun sequence includes:
- the LOC133013468 gene encoding chemerin-like receptor 1 yields MMELMTATPFYAMNTSNITGRNNSLDEEYEENDNKDEHAKLRKSLKIMTLIIFCLAFVLGVLGNGVVIWVTGFKMKKTINTVWFLNLAVADFLFTAFLPLGVTYMALGNHWPFGNFMCRLNALVLSLNMFASIYILVVISVDRCVSVVWPIWAQNHRSVRKASCVSLGVWLLALILSAPFFIFRDTVSDPYNEDTIYCFNNFTLSDDYETPSVKQLGDFRYQTMTITRFLLGFVVPFTVIVSCYSVIIHRLRRNRTLASQSSRPFKIIAAIITTFFLCWAPFYSMTVIQLVYYTAISRSETLGHVITIGEPIATSLAFLNSCLNPLLYVFMGKDLKEKVRKSILNLLETAFQEEETHSYTNTKSTDRDKKASNTDEAE; encoded by the coding sequence CACATCAAACATCACTGGAAGAAACAACTCCTTGGACGAAGAATATGAAGAGAATGACAACAAGGACGAGCACGCCAAGCTGAGAAAGTCCCTCAAAATCATGACTCTCATTATTTTCTGCCTGGCCTTTGTTCTCGGTGTGTTGGGTAATGGAGTGGTTATCTGGGTGACCGGGTTCAAGATGAAGAAAACAATTAACACCGTTTGGTTCCTCAATCTCGCTGTGGCTGACTTCCTCTTCACGGCGTTCCTGCCCCTGGGTGTGACGTACATGGCTTTGGGTAACCACTGGCCTTTTGGCAACTTTATGTGCAGACTCAATGCCCTTGTACTATCCTTGAACATGTTCGCCAGCATCTACATCCTGGTGGTGATCAGTGTGgacagatgtgtgtctgtggtgtggcCCATCTGGGCCCAGAACCACCGAAGTGTACGCAAGGCGTCCTGCGTGAGTCTGGGTGTTTGGTTACTGGCTCTGATTCTCAGCGCTCCATTCTTCATCTTCAGGGACACTGTGTCAGACCCTTACAATGAAGACACCATCTACTGCTTCAACAACTTTACCCTTTCTGACGACTATGAAACACCATCAGTGAAACAGCTGGGAGATTTTCGATATCAGACCATGACCATCACCCGCTTCCTCCTGGGATTCGTCGTCCCCTTCACCGTCATCGTCTCCTGTTATTCTGTGATCATCCATCGTCTCAGGAGGAACCGCACCCTGGCCAGCCAATCGAGTCGCCCCTTCAAGATCATCGCTGCCATCATCACCACTTTCTTCCTGTGCTGGGCGCCGTTTTACAGCATGACTGTAATCCAGCTGGTTTATTACACTGCGATCAGCCGGAGTGAAACCTTGGGCCACGTCATCACTATCGGTGAGCCTATAGCAACCAGCCTGGCCTTTCTCAATAGCTGCCTGAACCCGCTGCTGTATGTGTTCATGGGCAAAGATCTTAAGGAAAAAGTCCGCAAGTCCATCCTGAACCTGTTGGAGACTGCCTTCCAGGAGGAAGAGACACACTCTTACACTAACACAAAgtcaacagacagagacaagaaAGCTAGTAATACCGACGAAGCAGAATaa